From a single Prionailurus bengalensis isolate Pbe53 chromosome A1, Fcat_Pben_1.1_paternal_pri, whole genome shotgun sequence genomic region:
- the CCT5 gene encoding T-complex protein 1 subunit epsilon isoform X2, translating to MAAKAVANTMRTSLGPNGLDKMMVDKDGDVTVTNDGATILSMMDVDHQIAKLMVELSKSQDDEIGDGTTGVVVLAGALLEEAEQLLDRGIHPIRIADGYEQAARIAIEHLDKISDSVLVDMKDTEPLIQTAKTTLGSKVVNSCHRQMAEIAVNAVLTVADMQRRDVDFELIKVEGKVGGRLEDTKLIKGVIVDKDFSHPQMPKQVENAKIAILTCPFEPPKPKTKHKLDVTSVEDYKALQKYEKEKFEEMIQQIKETGANLAICQWGFDDEANHLLLQNNLPAVRWVGGPEIELIAIATGGRIVPRFSELTPEKLGFAGLVKEISFGTTKDKMLVIEQCKNSRAVTIFIRGGNKMIIEEAKRSLHDALCVIRNLIRDNRVVYGGGAAEIACALAVSQEADQCPTLEQYAMRAFADALEVIPMALAENSGMNPIQTMTEVRARQVKETNPALGIDCLHKGTNDMKQQHVIETLIGKKQQISLATQMVRMILKIDDIRKPGESEE from the exons ATGGCAGCAAAAGCTGTAGCAAACACAATGAGAACATCACTTGGACCAAATG GACTTGATAAAATGATGGTGGACAAAGATGGCGATGTGACGGTGACTAACGATGGTGCTACCATTTTAAGCATGATGGACGTCGATCACCAGATTGCCAAGCTGATGGTTGAACTGTCCAAATCACAGGATGATGAAATTGGAGATGGGACCACGGGAGTGGTTG TCCTGGCCGGCGCCCTGCTGGAGGAAGCCGAGCAGTTGCTGGACCGCGGCATTCACCCGATCAGGATCGCCGACGGCTATGAACAGGCCGCCCGCATTGCTATCGAGCACCTGGACAAGATCAGCGATAGCGTCCTCGTTGACATGAAGGACACTGAGCCCCTGATCCAGACAGCAAAAACCACGCTGGGCTCCAAAGT GGTTAACAGCTGTCACCGGCAGATGGCTGAGATCGCCGTGAACGCTGTCCTCACCGTAGCAGACATGCAGCGCAGAGACGTGGACTTCGAGCTCATCAAAGTGGAAGGCAAAGTGGGCGGGAGGCTGGAGGACACGAAACTCATCAAGGGCGTGATCGTGGACAAGGATTTCAGTCACCCACAGATGCCAAAA CAAGTGGAAAATGCCAAGATTGCCATCCTCACGTGTCCTTTTGAGCCGCCAAAACCAAAGACCAAGCATAAGCTGGATGTGACCTCTGTGGAAGATTATAAAGCCCTTCAGAAATACGAAAAGGAGAAGTTTGAGGAGATGATTCAGCAA ATAAAAGAAACTGGCGCTAACCTAGCCATTTGCCAATGGGGCTTTGACGACGAAGCCAATCATTTACTTCTTCAGAATAACTTGCCTGCGGTGCGTTGGGTAGGAGGACCGGAAATAGAG TTGATCGCCATCGCGACAGGAGGGCGGATCGTGCCACGGTTCTCAGAGCTGACCCCTGAGAAACTGGGCTTCGCCGGGCTCGTGAAGGAGATCTCCTTCGGGACGACTAAGGACAAGATGCTGGTCATCGAGCAGTGTAAGAACTCCAGGGCTGTGACCATTTTCATCAGAGGAGGAAATAAGATG ATCATCGAGGAAGCAAAGCGATCCCTTCACGATGCTCTGTGTGTCATCCGGAACCTCATCCGGGACAATCGTGTCGTGTATGGCGGAGGCGCCGCCGAAATCGCGTGTGCCTTGGCCGTCAGCCAGGAGGCGGACCAG TGCCCAACCTTGGAGCAGTACGCCATGCGGGCGTTCGCGGATGCCCTGGAGGTCATCCCCATGGCCCTCGCCGAAAACAGTGGCATGAATCCCATCCAGACCATGACCGAAGTCCGAGCCAGACAAGTGAAAGAGACGAACCCCGCTCTTGGGATTGACTGTTTGCACAAGGGAACAAACG ATATGAAGCAACAGCATGTCATAGAAACTCTGATCGGCAAAAAGCAACAGATCTCTCTTGCCACACAGATGGTCAGAATGATTTTGAAGATCGATGACATCCGTAAGCCTGGGGAATccgaagaataa
- the CMBL gene encoding carboxymethylenebutenolidase homolog, producing MANEAHPCPCDIGHKIEYGGMGREVQVEHIKAYVTKPPFDTGKAVIVIQDIFGWQLPNSRYMTDMIAGNGYTAILPDFFVGQEPWQPSGDWSTFPDWLKTRDARKIDREVDAVLRFLKQQCHAQKIGVVGFCWGGVAVHHVMMKYPEFRAGVSVYGIIKDSEDVHSLKNPTLFIFAENDAVIPLEQVSLLTQKLKKHCKVEYQIKTFSGQTHGFVHRKREDCSAEDKPYVDEARRNLIEWLHKYV from the exons ATGGCTAACGAGGCTCATCCTTGTCCGTGTGACATTGGCCATAAGATAGAGTATGGAGGGATGGGGCGCGAAGTTCAAGTCGAGCACATCAAGGCTTATGTCACCAAACCCCCCTTCGACACGGGCAAGGCTGTGATCGTCATTCAAGACATATTTGGCTGGCAGTTGCCCAATAGCAGATACATGACTGACATGATCGCGGGAAATGGATACAC AGCCATCCTTCCAGACTTCTTTGTGGGGCAAGAACCCTGGCAGCCTTCTGGGGACTGGTCCACCTTCCCGGACTGGTTGAAAACAAGAGACGCCAGAAAGATCGACAG AGAGGTCGATGCTGTCTTGAGGTTTCTGAAACAGCAGTGTCACGCTCAGAAAATCGGCGTCGTGGGATTCTGCTGGGGCGGAGTGGCTGTCCATCACGTGATGATGAAATACCCAGAATTCAGGGCAGGGGTGTCCGTCTACG GCATCATCAAGGATTCTGAAGATGTGCACAGTTTGAAGAACCCCACGTTGTTCATTTTTGCCGAAAATGATGCTGTGATTCCTCTTGAGCAA GTCTCTTTGCTGACCCAGAAGTTGAAAAAACACTGCAAAGTGGAAtatcaaattaaaacattttctgggCAAACCCATGGCTTCGTGCATCGAAAAAGAGAAGACTGTTCAGCCGAGGACAAGCCCTATGTTGACGAGGCAAGAAGGAATTTAATTGAGTGGCTGCACAAGTACGTTTAG
- the CCT5 gene encoding T-complex protein 1 subunit epsilon isoform X1, whose protein sequence is MASVGTLAFDEYGRPFLIIKDQDRKSRLMGLEALKSHIMAAKAVANTMRTSLGPNGLDKMMVDKDGDVTVTNDGATILSMMDVDHQIAKLMVELSKSQDDEIGDGTTGVVVLAGALLEEAEQLLDRGIHPIRIADGYEQAARIAIEHLDKISDSVLVDMKDTEPLIQTAKTTLGSKVVNSCHRQMAEIAVNAVLTVADMQRRDVDFELIKVEGKVGGRLEDTKLIKGVIVDKDFSHPQMPKQVENAKIAILTCPFEPPKPKTKHKLDVTSVEDYKALQKYEKEKFEEMIQQIKETGANLAICQWGFDDEANHLLLQNNLPAVRWVGGPEIELIAIATGGRIVPRFSELTPEKLGFAGLVKEISFGTTKDKMLVIEQCKNSRAVTIFIRGGNKMIIEEAKRSLHDALCVIRNLIRDNRVVYGGGAAEIACALAVSQEADQCPTLEQYAMRAFADALEVIPMALAENSGMNPIQTMTEVRARQVKETNPALGIDCLHKGTNDMKQQHVIETLIGKKQQISLATQMVRMILKIDDIRKPGESEE, encoded by the exons ATGGCGTCGGTCGGGACCCTCGCCTTCGATGAATATGGGCGCCCTTTCCTCATCATCAAGGATCAGGATCGCAAGTCTCGTCTTATGGGACTTGAGGCCCTCAAG TCTCATATCATGGCAGCAAAAGCTGTAGCAAACACAATGAGAACATCACTTGGACCAAATG GACTTGATAAAATGATGGTGGACAAAGATGGCGATGTGACGGTGACTAACGATGGTGCTACCATTTTAAGCATGATGGACGTCGATCACCAGATTGCCAAGCTGATGGTTGAACTGTCCAAATCACAGGATGATGAAATTGGAGATGGGACCACGGGAGTGGTTG TCCTGGCCGGCGCCCTGCTGGAGGAAGCCGAGCAGTTGCTGGACCGCGGCATTCACCCGATCAGGATCGCCGACGGCTATGAACAGGCCGCCCGCATTGCTATCGAGCACCTGGACAAGATCAGCGATAGCGTCCTCGTTGACATGAAGGACACTGAGCCCCTGATCCAGACAGCAAAAACCACGCTGGGCTCCAAAGT GGTTAACAGCTGTCACCGGCAGATGGCTGAGATCGCCGTGAACGCTGTCCTCACCGTAGCAGACATGCAGCGCAGAGACGTGGACTTCGAGCTCATCAAAGTGGAAGGCAAAGTGGGCGGGAGGCTGGAGGACACGAAACTCATCAAGGGCGTGATCGTGGACAAGGATTTCAGTCACCCACAGATGCCAAAA CAAGTGGAAAATGCCAAGATTGCCATCCTCACGTGTCCTTTTGAGCCGCCAAAACCAAAGACCAAGCATAAGCTGGATGTGACCTCTGTGGAAGATTATAAAGCCCTTCAGAAATACGAAAAGGAGAAGTTTGAGGAGATGATTCAGCAA ATAAAAGAAACTGGCGCTAACCTAGCCATTTGCCAATGGGGCTTTGACGACGAAGCCAATCATTTACTTCTTCAGAATAACTTGCCTGCGGTGCGTTGGGTAGGAGGACCGGAAATAGAG TTGATCGCCATCGCGACAGGAGGGCGGATCGTGCCACGGTTCTCAGAGCTGACCCCTGAGAAACTGGGCTTCGCCGGGCTCGTGAAGGAGATCTCCTTCGGGACGACTAAGGACAAGATGCTGGTCATCGAGCAGTGTAAGAACTCCAGGGCTGTGACCATTTTCATCAGAGGAGGAAATAAGATG ATCATCGAGGAAGCAAAGCGATCCCTTCACGATGCTCTGTGTGTCATCCGGAACCTCATCCGGGACAATCGTGTCGTGTATGGCGGAGGCGCCGCCGAAATCGCGTGTGCCTTGGCCGTCAGCCAGGAGGCGGACCAG TGCCCAACCTTGGAGCAGTACGCCATGCGGGCGTTCGCGGATGCCCTGGAGGTCATCCCCATGGCCCTCGCCGAAAACAGTGGCATGAATCCCATCCAGACCATGACCGAAGTCCGAGCCAGACAAGTGAAAGAGACGAACCCCGCTCTTGGGATTGACTGTTTGCACAAGGGAACAAACG ATATGAAGCAACAGCATGTCATAGAAACTCTGATCGGCAAAAAGCAACAGATCTCTCTTGCCACACAGATGGTCAGAATGATTTTGAAGATCGATGACATCCGTAAGCCTGGGGAATccgaagaataa